The sequence GCAACGTCCCGAGGATAATGACCGATATGTAAAGAACTGTAGAAATGGAAGATCTCCGAAGGAGACCAGGTGGTGGTTCCATGATGATAAAGTGTAACAACTGAAGCATTTCCATGCTTGCTAGTTCAAATAATCATGGTAGATGGTCGCTTTTTTCCAAAGAAAAATGTAAACTTGGGGggaaacattttgaaaaccaaatcTTTCTGAATGCTAATTAACTCCTGTAAATGCCAGGCGTGTAAAGGAAGAGAAACAATGTGTTCTAGTAATTTGAGAAACAAACTTGGCTCGTTGTTACCCACCCGTAgatcttgttattattataatagatATAAAtgtctgaaaaataaataaaaattttaaataaaatagaaaaaaaatcttagatcagctacaaaattaatataatttttgcaTAGTAGCTTTTAGATCTTATTGTGAAGTCTTTTTAATGTTTGACTACTCTAAAAATTTAActcaatataaaacaaaatttttggaacttttGGTAAAATTTCATATTGATTCAATAGTTaagttgaaaattataattgttagagtaaacttagaaaaaataaaaatatgcctTCAACTGTTGAAATTAATTAGCTTaccattataaaataattaggcGCTAGGCTCTTGTTGTAGATAGATTAGATCTTTTTTACACATAAATtagattgattaattttttattcttacttGGTCTAAATACTTTGAAAGTATTTAATGAGTCTATTGAATgtatttttaagctttttaccCTTGATTTTGTAATTGACCAACCTAACATTAGTTTGGATTGCATTAAGAAAAGGGACTATcaggttttaaattattttaaaattattattagtaatttGACATGacaaaattatcaataatttttttttattttttttattccatcatTATTTACATAGaaaattactaaataaaattttctatcacaattttcatcaataattaacaatataatatttttgttgacgTTTCgctgttttttcaattttctattaGTGCGTGAAGGCTAAAGTGGTCAGAACATTCACCGTTAGATGAGCCCCCCCTCTGAGTTTGTCTTCTCTCTAATTTTAACTGTGGTGCAACTAACAAAGTCATTCAGTTCATTTCATCGTGTGAAAAATTTGAAGTCCTGCTTTCTGGGTTTGTTCATGTTATCGATACAAAGAAGCGTTGTGGAAAAGAAACTCTgaagccctttttttttaactatatattcTCATTCTGAAAAGTTTAAATGCACCTTGCAATgtcaatatgttttttgaattattgcTGGCATAAAATTTGTACGTGAAAGAGCCTCAAGAAAGACGACCATAAAATAGGAAACAGCCACAAAGCATTTTAGCACCAATTATTTAAAGCATAGATCTAACTAGGTACTGCAATTCAAGAATTAATCttcctgcaactctttctaatCTCTCCCCTGGAACCTGTCAATGGAGAGATGTTTCCCATCTTAACCATGGACTTGGAAAATTGCTCAAAGAAAAGCTCATTGCTCTCAGCATATTTCTTGACCAATTCCATTGATGCTTCACTCTTTGTCAGGAGAACTTGGTCAGAGTTCAACAGTCCTTTTGAAGCCAATATGTTCTTGAAGTAACTGTTGTCGAACTTTTTTGGACTTACGAAGTCCAAGAAAAACAGGTTCTGGTCACCTCCTGATCTGGGACACCGGTTGCGCAATTGGGCAGCAAACGATGGTTGAAGAGAGTAGTCAGGCTTCCCATTTCCTGACTGGTTGTACAGCCTCTGCCTGAAGCTGGTGCACCGAGCATTTCCAATTGTGTGGCTCCCTgaacaaattttttcaaaactaaggaCCGTATTCATAGTTCGCGGAAACTCAGAGAAGGGGAATAGTCGAGTTAACTTACCAGATAGCGCGACAAGATCAACAACATTAAGGCCTTGTAACTTGAACTTGGTAAGAATTGTTTGAAATGTGTTGTTTGGAGCAGGAATATTGTTATTCGAACCACTCAAGCTTGCACTTCTAGAGTCCCTTCTTCCCAATGGAACCTCCCAGCTAGGACCGCCAGTCTGTATACATAAACAGAAGGATCAGCTCTGGAATTTTGGCTAGAAAAGGTTGGTTCAATTTCATTACAGGACAAACATGCAACACTTACAAGAACGGTAGAATCTCTTGCAGACAAAGCCATGATATCAGCACAGGAAACTGTTTTAGGACACTCCTTCTCTAGTGCAGATTTAATCTTGTCAATAACTTCAAATCCTCGAGCAGAGTTTCTATTCGGATTTGACCCCTTCTCACTTATTATGCTTCCGGTGCTGTCTAGCAATATTGATGCGTCGCAGCCCTGggattttaacaaaataatgtaaatcattttattcatgataGTAGAAGAGCAAGTGATGAGAGTTATGTATAGTAATAAGTTATAGACCTTGACAAAGCAGTCATGAAAATGGAGCCTAAGTAACGAGGCTGCCATACGAGCTTCTTTAGCAACTGCCTTGGCTACAATGGAGTTGACTATTTCTCGAGCTTTTGGGCATGACCTATCGTAAAACTGTGGATAGAGGTAGCCACCAGTTGTCTTGCCACAAAAACAAATCGGAGAAAAGGCAAGGAAAGCAAGACCAAGAACCAAGACAACGCTAATGAGCTGAGCCATCACTGCttcaaattttttgttttgttttagaatatCACTTTCAAGACCAGGACTTCTACACAGGAATGCTAAGAAGTATGCAGGGGAAGTTCAAAAGCTGCTATGAACTTTGGATGGTCTTAGGATATTTATTGAAGGAACGTTATAAATAGCCTAAGCCGGAATATTAGGTTTGAAAGGGTCAAACTAGAAAAAGTATTCTAAGAGGAcctgaaaattacaatttattaaTCTTAaggtcaaaatttaaaattatccaAGGAGGGAGGctgggaaaaaagaaattgtaggGGCAGGGGCCACCCCCTGCCTCCGCCCTCAAGTGGAGGGAAGAGGACAATAAGGTGGAGTTGGTAACTAGCTAGCTTTGCATCGACGGGAAAAAGAGAGATAAGATTGATTAgcaatttattgttatttaggCTGACCAGTCTCATTGGTACAAAGTTTTAAGAAAGCTACTGAGCAGTTCCTAAACTGATCTAATTGTAGCAAGCTCTTAGGACACAACAACTTAATGTCTGTAGCATGGCAGTACAttagttttatatcattattatttaaaatctattatGGGTTTTCTGTATATCATGGAGAACATGGCTGTGCTACACCAGTTTGCTGATTTAGACACCCTATCTAAATCAGTCCTTGATAACCTTAACTTCGATCTTTGATGTCGAAAAAATGCAGACCTCATTCTGCTGAATTGATTGAATGTGAAGAACACGATGCACAGAAAACAGATTTTGAAGAATCTTATCATTTTCACAAATGATAGGACTAATCGTCATCTTCCttgcataattttgttttgattaccAGTGGGTCCATATGACCTCCATTATTATGATTATCCCTAAGTTTGGAGCTTTAGGCGTGGTCAAATGATACAGCTGTTTATATTTCTAGTCCCAAATGTGAAGACAAACACCGGGGAAAAAAGCAGGGGAAAGAGAAGTAGATTCACCTGCTCTTTTGACCAGATGGATGgtctcataattttttatgactTCAATTCCTACCATTGGTAGAATCAATGATGTGTGCCCACTAGAAAGCAATACAACAACTAGCTGTAAACATTGCATGAGGTTGGAAATTCCTAATATTTCCATCAAGCTTCGTTTACTAGAGTTTTACCCATGACAAACATATTTAATGGTTAATCATGGGCCATTCATTAATTCCGTCTTTTATTgttacttttcttttaattagcaTGTCTTGTACCATAAATTTTATGGGATGTAGAtaaagttaatatataattatctgataattaaataataaaaaagaaagtttaaaaaattagagtatataaaagaaagaacatgTAGATAAGAATAAGCAAAACGTGATCAATTGTTACAAtccatgtaaattaaaaaaataacagtaatTCCTGTGATCATGAGGTCGTTGAAAGAATTCTAAAAAATGAAAGTTAACAGTAGTCGACATATAAGAAATGGAAGGTTACCGACAATTGATATCACTTGACTATATAAAATAgataacaaaaaagataaagaaatacATACAActcaacaaaaactcaaatcacaacattgtatttttatcaagttctTATATGACCTTTCAAACCTTAAACCAATAGATGAGGGCTTGTATAAGGTAATTTTGGAGGCAATAACTTTATAGGTGATATAATAGGAGGCGGTAGTTAAAGAGGCTTGCAATTTTCTTTGTAATCAGTAAGCTTGTAATTTCAattccataaataaaaaataccaaaaaaatgttCTATTATCCAAGAGTTTTAATTTGTGGATGTAATCATAGCTCTATGAATGTAAGGATTTCTTTCCTAAGTTGTTGACTTAACTTTATACATTCAAGTTGTTTTAGTTATTTGATTACCTTTTTAATTAAACGGCTATTTATGTGAATTGTATTTAATCATATTAATCCTCTTGTAACtataatacaaatttaaaattgtgtGAATAGAATTAGAACTAAATCCAAAGTTAGaaccaattaatttaaaactcctGAATTCAAACCAGTTAACTTAAAACTccaatcttaaattttaaagtcCTCTTAGTTGAggcaaatataaaataatctacATCAAACAATATGTTAATGCAAAAATATATGGGACAAATAGAGATGTATCATAAGAAGCATATTCTCTTactattgtttttctttcaaatagaaTGTTAACATAAGAATATATGGAATAAATCAAAACCTATTGTaggttttatatgtttttattggtataaataatatgatattttttacttgtaaaatttatttcaatatatggagaaattttaaaataaagtatgaGAATATTACGCTGATTTGATTAGACCAATAATGTAACAAATAATAGCCATAGTTGGAAAACTATTCAAAAAGTTTGTAATTCTTATAAAGTAAGTTATTGGAAAATTTGTTTAAGTACATGGTAAAAATGGTGTGTTTgaagtcaaattaaaaataaagtccaTTTATTTTTAGGGTTAAGACTTTGTTAGAATCTAACCTTTAACATAAactttttaacatgaaatattaatatGCTTTAAATAAACTGTAAGTGAATGAGAAATTGATCTTAAATAACTATTGATTGACACATTTTGGTGAAACTCAAAACCTTCTAAAAACACTTTACCttatagaaaagaaacaaaactttCTTGAAAGTTGAGGAGTTAAGATTAGGTCCAAAGAACACCTAAGTTTTTAAAGGGAAAATGTCCAAAGTAAAATGGTTTTTAAGCTTAAAACCTACATGTGCATACTAGTTTAGTTTTGGTTTGGGTAACATAATATTTTGggctaaaaaattattttcttgccaATTGAAATTTGCATCTGGACCTGGTCCATGAAGAATTATTTCTTCTAGCCTATTGGTTAAGAGTAAACTTAGTAGTTTTtccataattcttttaataatatctTAACAGATTTTTTAGCTCAAAAGTCATatgatttaaatctaaaaatgttCAAgtttaatactatttttatggTGTGTAATCAAAGTTATTAGAAGGAAAAGTCCATCAGTTATTgatctctaaaatttttttataaaaatgggTTTAAAAAGAATGTTTGAGGTTAGTTAATTCTACATACTATTTTGACAgaattaaacatttttattcaCTTAATGTTTCAACATTGCCTTTGTGGTTTTAAAGTTTTGTCTTGTTTCCTCTAAATTTCCTTCTTATTTAAAGCTTGGATTCAGTCATTATAGAGGGATAATTgagtgatattttattaattcattGAACTTTGTTTGGGAATGTATCTAAACAATATGATATTGTTGGAATTTTTAGAAGGCTTATTGAAGAAAATTTGTTTGTATCAAGTGAGgaacaataaattattaaggataaacaaataattatcaaaccatctgttattttataataatattttatttaaataaatttattataaatatatttgaataattattctattattccatgatttttaaataatattagggatttttatgataatattaacaattattttttaaataattatatatgaattaatgtGTAGACTGTTTTAAGAAGTTTGCTCATAAAttatctattttgttattttaaaggtctttttatatatatatatatatatatattctttaatttttaattttttaacggactcacttcaaaattattgattcataattatttttttattaattttttttaagaatatgataattttatttaaaaaatattctaaagatGAACTTCAATTTCACTATTAATTATCATtaaccatatttttattaatttttaatttatatatatttttaatttattttattaaagacaTTTAATGATACTAGAAACCATAATCATAAGCCTTCTTCCCTTGTATAACTTAAGATCATATTGAAAATGTAGCACGGGTACACTATCAATAAACTCCTCAAAGTCATCCCTTGAATCTAACGACATGTTGTACCTAGAAATCAATTTCATTGTTATATATTcctaaagtatattttttatcttctaaattaaatttaataaaaaaatttctaatgaaattatatatttagaatactcttaaataataaaaataaatgatactaaaaagaagaaatttaatattaatatgaaactttttttttaaatactcatttagtttttttaaaaagatttttgaagaaataaaataaaaataataaaagtaatataataaataaatttaatttaatttataaatcaattagatattgtaattaaatttaattatagtaaAGAAATGACTATAAATAACTGATAGTGAAATAGTTAGTGACTTCCTTTCAAAATTCCAGGTGTCTAGAGTCTAGACGAGGCGTCAACCACTTTTACTGGTCCAAATGTGCAAAAAATGAACCAAACttcaataaaatcaatacaCTCGAAACCCTAACAATGCTTCTggtaaaataacaataataatgccAATTAAAGCCGAAGGCAAAGGCAGCAGTCTCAAAGTCTTGAGGAAATGGCTAAACTACAGCAGCAGCACAGTAATGCAGCTGGGTGGGCTCCTCCTTCAGTGCAAAAACGATGGCTCTTAACACTCTTAATCATGCTTTCCGTCTCAACTCTTATTGCTTTCTTCATAAAATCCGCTTTCGATTCCTGCGATCCCCCCCACCCCCACAACTTCGATGTTGCTGCCTCAAACAAACCGGCCAAAGTTTTTTCGAATTCGATTAAAACGGCGCCGAGTCCGCTTAGTTTCATGAAGTCTAAGCTCGTTCTCTTGGTCTCTCACGAGCTCTCTCTTTCTGGTACtgtctttctttatatatatatatgtgtgtgtgtgtgattaataattttattttgattaaagaaaGACAATCATTGTTGTTATTTGTATTAAGTATTAATTAGATTGTCTAGTCAATTTTGCATGCAAGATGCTTGTTCTATCGTGTATGATGTCCTTAATGATTGTAGAATTTGGAAAGGCAGGTGATTATTATGCTGCTTAAAGCTAAAATATGTACTCTTTATTACTATCAGGGAATGATTTAACTATTTTGTTAAGTTGGGTGCATATTGTGAATTCGTGTTTGTGCATCCCTTTTGTCATCTTTCTTGAAGGAACGCAAGTCATCAATTGTAGTTTACTTGATGGTAGTTTTATCCTAAGATGGCTAAATTGCTGAGCATTCTAAAGGTGTTTTGAGATGAACGTTGTAATGCCTGGTTTGGTGATTCATGGATGATGTGCATAATGATATACTCTAGAAGATCTTGTGgcagcattttttatttatttattcatttagtCACACCATTTAAGCGCGCATGCTttaaaagaatgtttttaaaattttgttatcaTGGCATTGTCGTTTCagaaatattgtttttggttgtctttgtatttttcatataaaagtgTATTGAATGAATGATCTGACAAGTGCTAATATCTGAAATAACATTTGTATCGACAAAGAAGGAATAGTTACATACCAAAACTGTTAAGCTACCTGTAACTGGCTTCCATTATTTTATGTACTTGTATGGTTGTTCTTATGGTTTGGAGAAGTGTGCAGTAGGAGGCTTCCCTATATTATGTCAATTCATGAAATTTTCTTGCTGTTCATAATAGGAAGTTATTGTTTAAGATATTCAACTATAAATGGAGGGGTGACGTGGCTGAAAATTTGTTCCAGTAGGAATTAGGATGTGTCATTCATTTGGTTTTTGCTGTTATTCTTGTGCAAATGTATAGCATGTATTCCTGGCAAGTGTTAACAACCAGATAACCAGATAACATTCATTTTTCCAACCGAGGAGCTGCTTTCACTTGCTTTACTTCCACGAACCTGTGTATTCTATATAGCAGATTAAAATTTAGAAAGCATGCACCGTGATTTATTAAATGTTCAATGCATAAAATCTCATCTATCCCATCAATTTTCTCTATGATTTTCATGTTGATTCATAAGTATCatatcctctgtttttttttcctttccttgatTTTGAGCTAACTTGctcgtgtgttttatttttccagGTGGACCATTGTTACTGATGGAACTAGCATTTCTATTAAGAAGTGTTGGCACTGAAGTTTTTTGGATTACTATCCAGAAACCATCAGAAACTGATGAGGTTGTATACAGTTTGGAGCAAAAGATGTTGGTCCGAGGAGTGCAGGTAATTACTGTTCTAGCTCCTGAAGTTGTCTAGCAGATGATTTTGTTCcaatttttaagtgattttaatttaaatattaagtcGGGCATGTGTCAACCTTTTATCTTAATTGGAATACAGGATTAAATCTGGCCTTGTTTCACTACTGCACtgccatcatatatatatatatatatatatatatcattatgtCGCCCCTTCTTAATAAAAAGTTGGAGTTGGCTTTTGACTGTTCATGAAGCTAATCCTCTGCTATTATATGCAAACAGGTGCTCTCTGCAAAGGGTCAAGAAGCTATAGATACAGCTTTTAAGGCTGATCTGGTTGTCTTGAACACTGCAGTTGCTGGTAAATGGCTGGATGCTGTTCTCAAGGAGAATGTTCCTCATGTTCTCCCAAAGGTGTTGTGGTGGATCCATGAAATGAGGGGGCATTATTTCAAATTGGATTATGTCAAGCACCTTCCCTTGGTTGGTGGTGCTATGATTGATTCACATGTAACAGCAGAATACTGGAAGAATAGAACTCAAGAGCGTTTGAGGTACTTATAATCTGTTTGTTGATACTGATAGTGACTGAAGTACTTACTTTCTATATGATTATATGTCCTTTCTTGTCTGCCCTGGTATTTAATTTTCTGATAAATGATCTATCATAATGTTGACTATTGAAGGCACAAGTATAGGAATGAATATATCAATTCctgtaaataattaattatcgtGTCCATTCTCAATTAAACCAAGGCATCATAAATACCTTAAATAGCTGAATCTAGCTTTGCTTCTTCTTGTGGTGGTTGAGGTGTTGATCGTTTGTCTTTGGCTTGTTTTAACTGGCATcatcatgttttattttctttgcgtAGTTTTCATCTccagttttggttttggttgggACCTAAATATGAAACTAAATAACATTTTTCTCTATTGTATTTGTGTTTCcataatcttttctttttcatattttttgttttctgtttcagtaattctttttcttttttttcccctcttctGCAGGATTAAAATGCCTGAGACCTATGTGGTTCACCTTGGAAATAGTAAGGAACTCATGGAGGTTGCCGAAGATAGTGTGGCAAAAAGGGTTTTGCGTGAGCATATTCGGGAGTCTCTTGGAGTGCGGGATGAAGATATACTCTTTGCCATTATTAACAGTACGTTTTTCATGCTAAGTAGATCATATATTCTCATTCTGACCCTGCACTTTCTTTTCTATTGATGAATTCAGTTCCTTACTTAAAATGAATGATTGGTTGTGTGTCACCCAGTTGGAAGAAGACATGAAGAATTTTGTTTATTACCTTTTAAACTATAACCTTGGGATCTGAATTTATCTTCTTCCCTTACTGGTTTTGGATATTGTAGTATGTTTCTACTTCATTATGCCTTTGAAGTCCACTTCCCTGCCAATCTAATGCACCTCCACACAAAAGAAACATCAGAgcgagggagagaaaaaaatgttatatctGGTTGGATATTAATAACTGGTAAAATATATTGCAGGTGTTTCGCGTGGAAAGGGCCAGGATCTATTTCTACGTTCCTTTTATGAGAGCTTACAAATAATCCAATTGAAGAAACTAAAGGTGCCATCAATGCATGCAGTAATTGTGGGTAGTGACATGAGTGCTCAGACTAAGTTTGAGACAGAATTACGAAACTATGTGATgcagaaaaaaattcaagatcgTGTTcactttataaataaaactttgacCGTAGCTCCTTATCTAGCTGCAATTGATGTTCTTGTTCAAAATTCACAGGTAGTTTCATGATGCCtgagctttttttttccatgcactgtagtttattttaaatatccaGTTTGGTAGAGTAATTGTTGTTTATTATCTTGTTATCATCATCTTAATTGATTCATGTTTTTTGACATGGTTATCTTCATTGAGACACGGCCTGTGTTCATTTTGCTGATGCTGTGTTCAGTAGGAAATGGCTTTGTGGCATAACATTCAAttatataaactgaaaagacaGGGAAGGAAAAAAGGGGATAGGTTAGGCATAAAAGACGCAACTCTTAGCTGCAAACTCACAATTAATAAACTAGGGCCTCCATCCAGAGTTACATAAAAGACGCCGTTCAATTAATAAACACATGATTAAACAGCAAAATAAAGCAGTTTATTTTCATGAGGTCAAATATAATGGTGCCATAATCTGTCTAGGAAAGTTGTTATTTCATTAGGCAAGTGGTGCATCTTATAAAATGAAGCAAAGAATCCAGTCTTTTAATGGGAAACAATTTTTTGCTGTCATTGAGATGAATCATGGATGCTTATAGAGGCTTCTACTCCTCTGTTGATTTCATTTTCCTAATCCAAGGTTTGTTCAAAGTCTATCTGATTGCATTGTTATGCATGTTCTTCACAATTCCATTTCCTCTTCCAAGCAAACTGGAAGTATAAGAGCTCTTGTGAACTTTTTCTTTCTGCATATCTGTTTAGGCACGGGGTGAATGCTTTGGGAGGATAACTATTGAAGCAATGGCATTTCAGCTGCCTGTACTGGTGAGGCTTTTTATATGATCCTGatatttcttataataaatATGCATGATACTTGAGTTCTCAACACACTTTGCCATATATTATAGCTGGTTTTGAGCACAATTGTTGCTTGTTATCTTGTTCATGTCAGGGAACGGCAGCAGGAGGCACCACAGAGATTGTCGTGAATGGAACTACTGGATTATTGCATTCAGTTGGAAAAGAAGGGGTCACTCCCCTTGCCAAGAATATCGTAAAACTTGCCACTCATGTCGAGAGGAGGCTTACAATGGGAAAGAGAGGATATGAAAGGGTCAGGGAGATGTTTTTAGAACATCACATGGCGAACGGAATTGCTTCGGTGCTGAAAGAAGTCTTACGGAAGTCGAAGAGCCACCCTCATTCTTAACACTTTGAAGATCAATCCTCCCCGCAGGTTGCTGGAGCATGATACGAGCTGCATTTCTAGGCTGTTCCATCAAAATCTTTACAAAGAGACGGACTTCACTGATGATAGGAAATTGTTAGTTGATAGCCCATAGCCATAGCCATACGTTTTCTCTGGTTGGTGTTTTCCTTGCTACCTTTCAAAAGAGCTGTATATTATGTACATAATCGGGTGAATCAAGTCAGTGGCCCGTTTATGCCAGCTGACCTCGTCATTTGTCAACGCATATGACTTTATAATGTCAACGTTTAAGGTTTTTTCTCTGGCCCCAGTGTTATTGATGATGATCAGCATTGCGATGTGCCCAAATCCACGGTGAGATCAGCAAAAGAAATCTCATTCCAGCCAAACTTTATCGGTCACCTGCCTGAGCTGTATCAGCTCGAGGCGAAGTAAACCTTTTATTTCTGTGAATAGAAGTCAACTAGTTACTTGGCAGTGCTTCTCCGTGgggtggattatttttttatgaaaagaaataataatcctAACCGTGGTTAACGCAATTTCTATTAGCAAGAAAAAATCTGATTATGAATTCAAAAATCTAAATGGGTTTTTATGtttcaagttatatttttttaatcaaatgccAAGTTggtaatctaaaaataaaagatagttGGATATCAAGATATATATTGATCAAGATATATGTTATTGTTATGCAAAGAGCTatcaagtttctttttttctttcattattttactctgatgttttttttatccacgTTAATCAAACAGAATTAACTTATTCAATCTTTGATCTAAGTTATAGCCCTTATCGGGTTTCATAAtcttgttatttaaaatttatttattttatttaattaatgattaacaatctaaaaaatagggaggattttaattaaaatttaaatacaaattttacacaaactaaaaaaatacataaaaagaaagtttgaacaaaatataaaaaaacaaaaataaggtATTTGGCGTCAAGCTTGTACTGGCAAGAAAGCCAAGCTCAAAAACATCTAAgagcatagttttaagactcGGCCCGGGTTTTGACAACATCAGccaaggtaatttttttttttttaaaaattaaaatgatatcattttagttaaaaaaaaaaatcaacagcgAGTTCAATTTGCCGGATCAGCCGGGTTAcaccgagttttttttttcttatttttttcttcaacccgatcCAGTTCTACGGATCAGCTAGATCCCAGGTTGAACACCTGCTGAACCAGGCCAAGTTTCGAAATTATGTCTAagagtttaagttttttttttttttttttttttaaactataaataaCATGTCATTCACAAAAcctagtttttaattattataatggtGATCGACAAATCAAAGTCAAACCtttcaaacttttataatttattttttaactaattttttatctaaaaacacttaaaaattacttttagaggcattaaaaagaaatcatttattggtattaaacttgaaataaatcaatctaaaaacacaaaatcaattcaatctaaaaaaaactttacgaGACCCAATTTATTTTGCAAGAAAGCTAAAAAAtgctttaataaaaatttttttggttgaaaagaatctatttacataaaaaatgattttttttttaatagttagaaTCTTGGCTAACTGTTAAATCaagtatcaaaataaaaacaaataaaatcttggAAAAAAATGAGACCAAAAATGAACTTTGACAAAAGCCTAGGTAATACTTAGCTAAAAAGCAGATGGACCAACTTTTTATATAATAGggctgctttcttttttttcttattcaattttGATACCTTAACTTTCAATcccataaaaacaataaaatcaaaaactaattcaatgttaaaatattttgtcaaagtGAAGAGAAATAAATTACGAACATCAATTCTAAATAAATGCAATACAATGTTAAAGAACTAAatggagaaaataaattaaggtgttttgttaatgttaatttgcaAGTGTCAAGAGAGACACTTTCAGCTTGCGTATAAATGTTTGTTCCATCCAACCAAACCAA is a genomic window of Populus alba chromosome 5, ASM523922v2, whole genome shotgun sequence containing:
- the LOC118030007 gene encoding uncharacterized protein; its protein translation is MAKLQQQHSNAAGWAPPSVQKRWLLTLLIMLSVSTLIAFFIKSAFDSCDPPHPHNFDVAASNKPAKVFSNSIKTAPSPLSFMKSKLVLLVSHELSLSGGPLLLMELAFLLRSVGTEVFWITIQKPSETDEVVYSLEQKMLVRGVQVLSAKGQEAIDTAFKADLVVLNTAVAGKWLDAVLKENVPHVLPKVLWWIHEMRGHYFKLDYVKHLPLVGGAMIDSHVTAEYWKNRTQERLRIKMPETYVVHLGNSKELMEVAEDSVAKRVLREHIRESLGVRDEDILFAIINSVSRGKGQDLFLRSFYESLQIIQLKKLKVPSMHAVIVGSDMSAQTKFETELRNYVMQKKIQDRVHFINKTLTVAPYLAAIDVLVQNSQARGECFGRITIEAMAFQLPVLGTAAGGTTEIVVNGTTGLLHSVGKEGVTPLAKNIVKLATHVERRLTMGKRGYERVREMFLEHHMANGIASVLKEVLRKSKSHPHS
- the LOC118030009 gene encoding peroxidase 72; protein product: MAQLISVVLVLGLAFLAFSPICFCGKTTGGYLYPQFYDRSCPKAREIVNSIVAKAVAKEARMAASLLRLHFHDCFVKGCDASILLDSTGSIISEKGSNPNRNSARGFEVIDKIKSALEKECPKTVSCADIMALSARDSTVLTGGPSWEVPLGRRDSRSASLSGSNNNIPAPNNTFQTILTKFKLQGLNVVDLVALSGSHTIGNARCTSFRQRLYNQSGNGKPDYSLQPSFAAQLRNRCPRSGGDQNLFFLDFVSPKKFDNSYFKNILASKGLLNSDQVLLTKSEASMELVKKYAESNELFFEQFSKSMVKMGNISPLTGSRGEIRKSCRKINS